In one window of Candidatus Avedoeria danica DNA:
- the mutL gene encoding DNA mismatch repair endonuclease MutL, whose protein sequence is MTRRHPIRLLDDLSIARIAAGEVVERPASVVKEVVENALDAGATRIDVRIDGGGLRRIEVADDGTGIAADEVALAFTRHATSKIASAGDLEHVSSLGFRGEALASIASVGHVTVVTRAAGAELGVRVRIDNGRLLGQEPTSAPVGTRLTVENLFNAVPARLKFQKSEATESGRVGEWLSHLAFAHPHVAFSLARGERTTFRTTGDGDRRAVLAAVLGDDVALELLEVVGTSGAAAAGSAAGDGSDEAADGGPAAVRVTGFAGPPHVQRANRSGIALFVGGRWIQSARLTHAVVEAYHALMPAGRFPIAWLMIDVPPATVDVNVHPAKTEVRFRRENDVWHAVQQAVRGAVTGLAPLAPARPAHGPGARAASYGRPATPPPPSGGATAWPWAVSGGSFEGPAMATDRFAPVPRIADEPTATPPGGPPPTVHAPLPGAPTTAASAPPGTASAPHPALPPLRVVGHVAATYLVAEGPDGLYLIDQHAAHERVMYERLLARAASGGVAAQTLLEPRIVRLDAVQRAWVEGDGHADAVARVGLTLTLHREDAVAVHAVPEVLAGEDPAAVVRAVLDGATSDASIVALGLEARLVLAVCKRATVKAGQVLTEIEARQLVHDLERCAAPFTCPHGRPTVIVWSYGRLEQMFGRV, encoded by the coding sequence ATGACCCGCAGACACCCGATCCGCCTCCTCGACGACCTCTCGATCGCCCGGATCGCAGCCGGCGAGGTCGTCGAGCGGCCGGCGTCCGTCGTGAAGGAGGTCGTCGAGAACGCGCTGGATGCCGGCGCGACGCGGATCGACGTCCGGATCGACGGCGGCGGTCTGCGGCGGATCGAGGTCGCGGATGATGGCACCGGGATCGCCGCCGACGAGGTGGCGCTGGCGTTCACGCGGCATGCAACGAGCAAGATCGCCTCGGCCGGCGACCTCGAGCACGTCTCGAGCCTCGGCTTCCGGGGCGAGGCGCTCGCCTCCATCGCGTCCGTCGGCCACGTGACGGTCGTGACGCGCGCGGCGGGGGCCGAACTCGGGGTGCGGGTGCGGATCGACAATGGGCGGTTGCTGGGCCAGGAACCGACATCGGCGCCGGTCGGCACGCGCCTCACGGTGGAAAACCTCTTCAACGCCGTGCCCGCGCGGCTCAAGTTCCAAAAGAGCGAGGCGACGGAGTCGGGTCGGGTCGGCGAGTGGTTGTCGCACCTGGCGTTCGCCCACCCGCACGTGGCGTTCTCCCTTGCCCGCGGCGAGCGGACGACGTTTCGCACGACGGGCGACGGCGACCGGCGCGCCGTGCTGGCGGCGGTGCTCGGTGACGACGTTGCGCTCGAGCTGCTCGAGGTCGTCGGGACGTCGGGCGCTGCCGCAGCGGGCAGCGCCGCCGGGGACGGCAGCGACGAGGCCGCCGATGGGGGGCCGGCGGCCGTGCGTGTCACCGGCTTCGCCGGGCCGCCGCACGTTCAGCGCGCGAACCGCAGCGGCATCGCCCTGTTCGTCGGCGGCCGCTGGATCCAGAGTGCGCGCCTCACGCACGCCGTCGTCGAAGCCTACCACGCGCTGATGCCCGCCGGCCGGTTTCCGATCGCATGGCTCATGATCGACGTCCCGCCCGCGACGGTGGATGTGAACGTCCACCCCGCCAAGACCGAGGTCCGCTTCCGCCGCGAGAACGATGTCTGGCACGCCGTGCAGCAGGCGGTCCGCGGTGCCGTGACGGGCCTCGCGCCGCTCGCGCCGGCGCGGCCGGCCCACGGCCCGGGTGCACGGGCCGCGTCGTACGGCCGCCCGGCTACGCCGCCCCCCCCGTCGGGCGGCGCGACGGCGTGGCCATGGGCGGTCAGCGGCGGGTCGTTCGAGGGGCCGGCGATGGCGACGGACCGGTTCGCACCTGTGCCGCGCATTGCCGACGAGCCGACCGCCACCCCGCCCGGTGGGCCGCCGCCGACCGTCCACGCGCCGCTGCCGGGTGCGCCGACAACGGCGGCGTCCGCGCCCCCCGGCACCGCGTCCGCGCCGCACCCGGCGCTGCCGCCGCTGCGCGTGGTGGGCCATGTGGCCGCCACGTACCTCGTCGCCGAGGGTCCGGACGGCCTCTACCTCATCGACCAGCACGCGGCCCACGAGCGGGTGATGTACGAGCGGCTGCTGGCCCGCGCGGCGAGCGGCGGTGTGGCGGCGCAGACGCTGCTCGAACCCCGGATCGTCCGGCTGGATGCGGTGCAGCGGGCGTGGGTGGAGGGCGACGGGCATGCGGACGCGGTGGCGCGGGTGGGCTTGACGCTGACGCTGCACCGGGAGGATGCGGTGGCGGTGCACGCGGTGCCCGAAGTGCTGGCGGGCGAGGATCCGGCCGCGGTCGTGCGCGCCGTGTTGGACGGGGCGACGAGCGACGCATCGATCGTCGCGCTGGGCCTCGAGGCGCGGCTCGTGCTGGCGGTCTGCAAGCGGGCGACGGTGAAGGCGGGCCAGGTGCTGACCGAGATCGAGGCGCGGCAGCTGGTCCACGACCTCGAACGGTGCGCGGCACCGTTCACGTGCCCGCACGGGCGGCCGACGGTGATCGTTTGGTCGTACGGGCGGTTGGAGCAGATGTTCGGGCGGGTGTGA
- the radA gene encoding DNA repair protein RadA, translating to MAKAKIVYVCSECGASQPRWAGQCDACRAWNTLREMRAPDGDRRGPVRGPLEPSHALPLSAIDADAAGRLVLPIGELNRLLGGGIVPGSVILLGGEPGIGKSTLVLQAAALLAEVAGPVLYVSGEESAQQLKLRAERLGLTGDRLYVLSETNLDAVLSEIDRLSPGAVVVDSIQTVYVPEVTSTAGSVTQVRESAAKLMRVAKALSLPMILIGHVTKSGDLAGPRVLEHMVDVVLQLEGDRYHSYRLLRSVKNRFGSTNDVGVFEMRGEGMVEIPNPSEVFLAERLAGAPGSCVTVTMEGTRPLLVEVQALVSQVQGQVPPRRMANGIDTNRLLLLVAVLAKRFGMPLGNADVFVNVVGGMHINEPALDLAVALAIVSSGRGAPVADDLVILGEIGLSGELRSVGQIERRLAEAAKFGYKRALVPKGALGRKLETGGLKAIGARTLGEALDAGVGGREERGRAD from the coding sequence ATGGCTAAGGCCAAGATCGTGTACGTCTGCAGCGAGTGCGGCGCCAGCCAGCCGCGCTGGGCCGGCCAGTGCGACGCGTGCCGCGCCTGGAACACGCTGCGCGAGATGCGCGCTCCGGATGGCGACCGCCGCGGCCCGGTGCGCGGTCCGCTCGAGCCGAGCCACGCCCTGCCGCTTTCCGCCATCGACGCCGATGCCGCCGGCAGGCTCGTGCTGCCGATCGGCGAGTTGAACCGTCTGCTCGGCGGCGGGATCGTGCCGGGCAGCGTGATCCTCCTTGGCGGCGAGCCCGGGATCGGCAAGAGCACGCTCGTCCTGCAGGCGGCGGCGCTGCTGGCCGAGGTCGCCGGCCCGGTCCTCTACGTTTCGGGCGAGGAATCGGCCCAGCAGCTCAAGCTGCGCGCCGAACGGCTCGGGCTCACCGGCGATCGACTGTACGTCCTGTCCGAAACGAACCTCGATGCCGTCCTCAGCGAAATCGACCGCCTCTCGCCGGGCGCCGTCGTCGTCGACAGCATCCAGACAGTGTACGTGCCGGAGGTGACGTCGACGGCGGGCTCGGTGACGCAGGTGCGCGAGAGCGCTGCCAAGCTCATGCGCGTCGCCAAGGCGCTGTCGCTGCCGATGATCCTCATCGGGCACGTGACGAAGAGCGGCGACCTGGCCGGGCCGCGGGTGCTTGAGCACATGGTCGACGTCGTCCTCCAGCTCGAGGGCGATCGATACCACAGCTACCGCCTGCTCCGAAGCGTGAAGAACCGCTTCGGCTCGACGAACGACGTCGGCGTGTTCGAGATGCGCGGCGAGGGGATGGTCGAGATTCCGAACCCGTCGGAGGTCTTCCTGGCCGAGCGGCTGGCCGGCGCGCCGGGCAGCTGCGTCACGGTCACGATGGAGGGCACGCGGCCGCTCCTCGTCGAGGTCCAGGCGCTCGTCAGCCAAGTGCAGGGCCAGGTTCCGCCGCGACGGATGGCGAACGGGATCGACACGAACCGGCTGCTCCTGCTCGTCGCCGTGCTCGCCAAGCGCTTCGGGATGCCGCTCGGCAATGCCGATGTCTTCGTGAACGTCGTGGGCGGCATGCACATCAACGAGCCGGCGCTCGACCTGGCCGTCGCGCTGGCGATCGTCTCGAGCGGCCGCGGGGCGCCCGTGGCCGACGACCTCGTGATCCTCGGAGAGATCGGCCTGTCGGGCGAGCTGCGGAGCGTGGGGCAGATCGAGCGGCGGCTGGCCGAGGCCGCCAAGTTCGGCTACAAGCGGGCGCTCGTGCCCAAGGGTGCGCTCGGCCGCAAGCTCGAGACGGGCGGGCTGAAGGCGATCGGCGCACGGACGCTCGGCGAGGCGTTGGACGCCGGCGTCGGCGGGCGGGAAGAGCGCGGGCGCGCGGACTGA
- the lepB gene encoding signal peptidase I produces the protein MSSTGVPVSHALPAVNVPDDGRLEYAGMAWPPLAWEAGLGAERRAPQPGALTWRDIVETAVLTLAVSIAVHAGVQSRQVEGSSMEPTLHTDERVLVNKLAYLSFGQPERGDVVVFHAWSQQEDFIKRVIGLPGDTVEIKDNRVFVNEAPLDEPYLDQPTSGQEGPVRVGTDEVFVMGDNRGNSSDSRLYGPLPRAQIVGKAWLRYWPFGLAGAIPDGDALARGRSVATGP, from the coding sequence GTGAGCTCGACCGGCGTACCCGTGTCGCACGCACTTCCAGCGGTCAACGTGCCGGACGACGGCCGGCTGGAGTACGCCGGCATGGCGTGGCCGCCCTTGGCGTGGGAGGCCGGCCTGGGCGCGGAACGCCGCGCCCCGCAGCCCGGCGCGCTCACGTGGCGGGACATCGTCGAGACGGCCGTGCTCACGCTCGCCGTCTCGATCGCCGTTCACGCCGGGGTCCAGTCGCGCCAGGTCGAGGGCTCGAGCATGGAGCCGACGCTGCACACCGATGAGCGCGTGCTCGTGAACAAGCTGGCGTACTTGAGCTTCGGCCAGCCCGAGCGGGGCGATGTCGTCGTGTTCCATGCCTGGTCGCAACAGGAGGACTTCATCAAGCGCGTCATCGGCCTGCCCGGCGATACGGTCGAGATCAAGGACAACCGCGTGTTCGTGAACGAGGCGCCGTTGGACGAGCCGTACCTCGACCAGCCGACGAGCGGCCAGGAAGGTCCGGTGCGCGTCGGAACGGACGAGGTGTTCGTCATGGGCGACAACCGCGGCAACTCGAGCGACTCCCGACTCTACGGACCGCTGCCGCGCGCGCAGATCGTCGGCAAGGCGTGGCTGCGCTACTGGCCCTTCGGGCTCGCCGGCGCGATCCCCGACGGCGATGCGCTCGCACGCGGGCGGTCGGTGGCGACCGGGCCGTGA
- a CDS encoding CCA tRNA nucleotidyltransferase, with product MSGTPADRSDGPHAGRVAGRTSVDPAAADVPGNVDLPLAHALGAPALAAVRTIGRIAAALATPVYFVGGVPRNLILGREIGADLDIVAVGDAVALARAVRAAAGGAMKLHPRFGTATWRTEGVYIDLVTARSERYARPAALPDVAPGSLDDDLARRDFTVNTLALAIVGDGFGPLIDRHGGLRDLKDGAVRVLHAASFIDDPTRIFRAVRTEVRFDLTMEPATEGWARAAVAGITALSGARVLAELRQLFAGENADRAIRRLGDLGALNFLGPWPLTAASVPTVAMARPAAHGAVDDPDGGPTNRAAMREGDARLLVWLAANGPAGVRCSERLGLKAAARRDVATAVALAGAPTLSSAATATSAAYAVIARHRPSPLALAIAAAVAGGAVERGRLEAYAAVWHDRPMPLDGDDVIALGVPAGRAVGETLHALRAAWWDGAIADREAAIRFVRRHRGGTPGTDGEAADRTGAML from the coding sequence ATGAGCGGAACCCCGGCCGATCGTTCGGACGGACCGCACGCCGGACGTGTGGCCGGCCGGACATCGGTCGACCCAGCGGCGGCCGACGTCCCCGGCAATGTCGATCTCCCCCTGGCGCACGCGCTCGGCGCTCCGGCGCTGGCGGCCGTCCGAACGATCGGCCGGATCGCCGCAGCGCTGGCAACGCCCGTCTACTTCGTCGGCGGCGTGCCGCGCAACCTGATTCTCGGCCGCGAGATCGGCGCCGACCTCGACATCGTCGCGGTGGGCGACGCCGTCGCGCTTGCCCGGGCGGTCCGCGCCGCGGCAGGCGGCGCCATGAAGCTGCACCCGCGCTTCGGCACGGCGACGTGGCGCACCGAGGGCGTCTACATCGACCTCGTCACGGCGCGCAGCGAGCGCTACGCCCGCCCCGCGGCACTGCCGGACGTCGCCCCCGGTTCGCTGGACGACGACCTGGCGCGGCGCGACTTCACGGTGAACACGCTGGCGCTGGCGATCGTCGGCGATGGCTTCGGACCGCTGATCGACCGGCACGGCGGGCTGAGAGATCTCAAGGACGGCGCCGTGCGCGTGTTGCACGCGGCGAGCTTCATCGACGACCCGACCCGGATCTTCCGCGCGGTGCGCACCGAGGTCCGGTTCGATCTGACGATGGAGCCGGCGACGGAAGGTTGGGCCCGTGCGGCCGTCGCCGGGATCACGGCCCTCTCGGGCGCCCGGGTGCTGGCCGAGCTTCGGCAGCTTTTCGCCGGAGAGAACGCCGACCGGGCGATCCGGCGACTCGGTGATCTCGGCGCGCTGAACTTCCTCGGCCCTTGGCCGCTGACGGCCGCATCGGTGCCGACGGTCGCGATGGCCCGTCCCGCCGCACATGGCGCCGTCGACGATCCGGACGGCGGCCCGACGAACCGGGCCGCGATGCGCGAAGGTGATGCGCGCCTCCTCGTTTGGCTGGCGGCCAACGGCCCGGCCGGCGTGCGTTGCAGCGAGCGGTTGGGACTGAAGGCGGCGGCCCGACGCGACGTCGCGACGGCCGTCGCGCTCGCCGGCGCGCCGACGCTCTCATCGGCCGCGACCGCGACGAGCGCGGCCTACGCCGTCATCGCCCGTCATCGACCGTCGCCGCTGGCATTGGCGATCGCCGCCGCGGTGGCTGGCGGCGCGGTGGAGCGGGGGCGGCTCGAAGCCTACGCCGCGGTCTGGCATGACCGGCCGATGCCGCTGGACGGCGACGACGTGATCGCCCTCGGCGTGCCGGCGGGCCGGGCGGTCGGCGAGACGCTTCATGCGCTGCGCGCGGCATGGTGGGACGGTGCGATCGCCGATCGGGAGGCGGCGATCCGGTTCGTGCGCCGGCATCGTGGCGGGACGCCGGGGACGGACGGCGAAGCCGCAGACCGTACGGGCGCGATGCTATGA
- the serS gene encoding serine--tRNA ligase: MHDIRLFRDQPDAIRRALRRRGEDGMVVDEIRALDEARRTVLTELEALKATRNTESKRIGALKDAVERDAAIQAMRAANTRIDALEAQLAEVDAALQAKMNGVPNMPAERVPDGRNADDNVVVRTIGDVGDPARDVQPHWDIGPALGLIDFERGVRMSGSRFYVLKGAGARLQRALIQWMLDFHTSRGYVEIMPPYIVREACMWHAGQLPKFRDNLYHDAEEDFWLVPTAEVPLTNLHVDEILTADDLPLHYVAYTPCFRREKMSAGSDVRGIKRGHQFDKVEMYKFTTPETSAAALDAMLADGEATLAALGLPYRVLQLCAGDLGFGSTVTYDLEVWAPGCGEWLEVSSISDFGGFQARRANIRYRAEPGAAAVPVHTLNGSGLGIPRTMIAILEHHQRPDGTISVPEVLRDRVGADVIGG, from the coding sequence GTGCACGATATCCGCTTGTTCCGCGACCAACCCGACGCCATCCGACGCGCCCTTCGCCGGCGCGGCGAGGACGGGATGGTCGTCGACGAGATTCGCGCGCTCGATGAGGCGCGCCGCACGGTGCTGACCGAACTCGAGGCGCTCAAGGCAACGCGCAACACGGAGTCGAAGCGGATCGGCGCGCTGAAGGACGCCGTCGAGCGTGACGCAGCCATTCAGGCGATGCGCGCCGCGAACACCCGGATCGACGCGCTCGAGGCGCAGCTGGCCGAGGTCGATGCGGCGTTGCAGGCCAAGATGAACGGCGTGCCGAACATGCCGGCCGAACGCGTGCCCGACGGCCGGAACGCCGACGACAATGTCGTCGTGCGGACGATCGGCGATGTCGGCGACCCGGCGCGGGACGTACAGCCCCATTGGGACATCGGCCCGGCCCTCGGCCTGATCGACTTCGAGCGCGGCGTGCGGATGAGCGGCAGCCGGTTCTACGTCCTCAAGGGCGCGGGCGCCCGGCTGCAGCGCGCGCTGATCCAGTGGATGCTGGACTTTCACACGAGCCGTGGTTATGTCGAGATCATGCCGCCCTACATCGTTCGCGAGGCCTGCATGTGGCACGCCGGCCAGCTGCCGAAGTTCCGCGACAACCTGTACCACGACGCGGAAGAGGACTTCTGGCTCGTGCCGACGGCCGAGGTGCCGCTTACGAACCTCCACGTCGACGAGATCCTGACCGCCGACGATCTGCCGCTGCACTATGTGGCCTACACGCCGTGCTTCCGGCGCGAGAAGATGAGCGCCGGCAGCGACGTGCGCGGGATCAAACGCGGCCATCAGTTCGACAAGGTGGAGATGTACAAGTTCACGACGCCCGAGACGTCGGCGGCCGCGTTGGACGCGATGCTGGCCGACGGCGAGGCGACGCTCGCCGCGCTCGGCCTGCCCTATCGCGTGCTCCAGCTGTGCGCGGGCGATCTCGGCTTCGGCTCGACCGTCACGTACGACCTCGAGGTCTGGGCGCCCGGCTGCGGCGAGTGGCTCGAGGTCAGCTCGATCTCCGACTTCGGCGGCTTTCAGGCCCGCCGGGCGAATATCCGCTACCGCGCCGAACCAGGCGCGGCCGCGGTTCCCGTCCACACATTGAACGGCTCCGGCCTCGGCATCCCGCGCACGATGATCGCGATCCTCGAGCACCACCAGCGCCCCGACGGGACGATCTCCGTGCCCGAGGTGCTCCGCGATCGGGTCGGGGCGGACGTGATCGGCGGATAG
- a CDS encoding inositol-3-phosphate synthase produces the protein MRGQPNGKVRVAIVGVGNCASSLVQGVQYYRDADPDAGVPGLMHVDLGGYHVRDIEFSAAFDIDIEKVGHDLSDAIWAGPNNTMKFSEVPNLGVPVHRGMTHDGLGFYLKQKITKAPGRTSPVADILRDTGTDVVINYLPVGSEMATKWYVEQVLEAGCAFVNCIPVFIGREPYWQARFAARGLPIIGDDIKSQVGATIVHRVLTNLFRERGVVLDRTSQLNVGGNMDFYNMLERERLESKKISKTNAVTSQLAQPLAPDNVYIGPSDYVPWLTDRKWAYIRMEGTTFGDVPLNIELKLEVWDSPNSAGVVIDAVRLAKLALDRGIAGTLVGPAAYLMKSPPAQYTDEQARAMTEAFIANGEPPTVDGQPAPVSLVGAPDAPVQGHGVRAVSRSRPAPARG, from the coding sequence GTGCGCGGTCAACCCAACGGCAAGGTGCGGGTCGCGATCGTCGGCGTCGGCAACTGCGCCTCGTCGCTTGTCCAAGGCGTCCAGTACTACCGCGACGCCGATCCGGACGCCGGTGTGCCCGGGCTCATGCACGTCGACCTCGGCGGTTATCACGTGCGCGACATCGAGTTCTCGGCGGCCTTCGACATCGACATCGAGAAGGTCGGCCACGACCTGTCGGACGCGATCTGGGCCGGGCCGAACAACACGATGAAGTTCAGCGAAGTTCCGAACCTCGGCGTGCCCGTTCACCGCGGCATGACGCACGACGGCCTCGGTTTCTACCTCAAGCAGAAGATCACGAAGGCGCCCGGCCGGACGAGCCCCGTGGCCGACATCCTGCGCGACACCGGCACGGACGTCGTCATCAACTACTTGCCGGTCGGCAGCGAGATGGCCACGAAGTGGTACGTCGAGCAGGTGCTCGAGGCGGGCTGCGCGTTCGTGAACTGCATCCCGGTCTTCATCGGCCGCGAACCGTACTGGCAGGCGCGCTTCGCGGCCCGCGGGCTGCCGATCATCGGCGACGACATCAAGAGCCAGGTCGGGGCGACGATCGTCCACCGCGTGCTCACGAACCTGTTTCGCGAGCGTGGCGTCGTGCTCGATCGGACGAGCCAGCTGAACGTCGGCGGCAACATGGACTTCTACAACATGCTGGAGCGCGAGCGCCTCGAGTCGAAGAAGATCTCGAAGACGAACGCCGTGACCAGCCAGCTGGCTCAGCCGCTGGCCCCGGACAACGTCTACATCGGCCCGAGCGACTACGTGCCGTGGCTGACGGACCGCAAGTGGGCCTACATCCGCATGGAAGGCACGACGTTCGGGGACGTGCCGTTGAACATCGAACTCAAGCTCGAGGTTTGGGACAGCCCGAACTCGGCCGGCGTCGTCATCGACGCCGTCCGCTTGGCGAAACTCGCGCTCGACCGCGGCATCGCCGGCACGCTCGTTGGCCCGGCCGCGTACCTGATGAAGAGCCCGCCGGCCCAGTACACGGACGAACAAGCACGGGCGATGACGGAGGCGTTCATTGCGAACGGCGAGCCGCCCACCGTCGACGGCCAGCCGGCGCCCGTCTCCCTCGTCGGCGCGCCCGATGCGCCCGTGCAGGGCCACGGCGTCCGCGCGGTGTCGCGGTCGCGGCCGGCGCCGGCGCGTGGCTGA
- the lepB gene encoding signal peptidase I — MITADPNDIMPPDGLHVAAPVLAGDGPAARAAAAAAIEREAMAWPVPSWERPPGVWRPDEWAAPPPDVAPPAAPAGEDEGTRAAETAQTASVKRFVREVAETLGMAGVMLLVLLALVRNYKIEGTSMAPTLAPAEYILVNKLSYSAFGDPARGDVIVFVDWNDDQDYIKRVIGLPGETVDVRDGSVWIDGEVLAEPYLNGVSTGGGGGPRTLGPDEYFVLGDNRGNSSDSRTHGPLPRDHIVGRAWLTYWPLTEIRYLSHGDEAYSEASG; from the coding sequence GTGATCACAGCAGATCCGAACGACATCATGCCTCCGGATGGGCTGCACGTTGCGGCGCCGGTTCTTGCCGGTGACGGTCCGGCAGCGCGCGCCGCCGCGGCCGCGGCGATCGAGCGCGAGGCGATGGCCTGGCCCGTGCCTTCCTGGGAGCGACCGCCCGGCGTGTGGCGGCCGGACGAGTGGGCGGCGCCGCCGCCCGATGTCGCGCCGCCCGCCGCACCCGCCGGTGAGGACGAGGGCACGCGCGCGGCCGAGACGGCACAGACGGCGAGCGTGAAGCGGTTCGTGCGGGAGGTGGCCGAGACGCTCGGCATGGCCGGGGTGATGCTCCTCGTGCTCCTCGCGCTCGTACGGAACTACAAGATCGAGGGCACCAGCATGGCGCCGACGCTGGCGCCGGCGGAGTACATCCTGGTGAACAAGCTGTCGTACAGCGCGTTCGGCGATCCGGCGCGGGGCGACGTGATCGTCTTCGTCGACTGGAACGACGACCAGGACTACATCAAGCGCGTCATCGGGCTGCCGGGCGAGACGGTGGACGTGCGTGACGGCTCGGTCTGGATCGACGGCGAGGTGCTCGCCGAACCGTACCTGAACGGCGTTTCGACCGGTGGGGGTGGCGGGCCGCGCACGCTCGGCCCGGACGAGTACTTCGTGCTCGGCGACAACCGGGGCAATTCGAGCGACTCGCGGACGCACGGGCCGCTGCCGCGCGACCACATCGTCGGGCGCGCGTGGCTGACGTACTGGCCGCTGACGGAAATCCGGTACCTCAGCCACGGCGACGAAGCGTACTCCGAGGCATCCGGGTGA
- a CDS encoding matrixin family metalloprotease — protein sequence MKRALIRFALGTVLGAVIAGAGFRAAPAFGYNLMGPKWNTNTVQYDKHTLSSSWQTVATFGASQWTNVSPSPFTWVSNNNSNNDITRAAIDGGGGTLAVTTVWYSGGIISRANIKFDSAENWYVGSSTPGSSQIDARAVSAHEFGHGAGIGHSSSGGCSSCPNRYTMCASYIVGSTCQRSLEADDRNALNALYP from the coding sequence GTGAAGCGAGCTCTCATTCGTTTTGCGCTGGGCACCGTGCTCGGCGCCGTGATCGCCGGCGCCGGGTTCCGGGCCGCGCCGGCCTTCGGGTACAACCTGATGGGCCCGAAGTGGAACACGAACACCGTCCAGTACGACAAGCACACGTTGTCGTCGAGCTGGCAGACGGTTGCGACGTTCGGCGCAAGCCAGTGGACGAACGTCTCGCCGTCGCCGTTCACGTGGGTGTCCAACAACAACAGCAACAACGACATCACGCGCGCCGCCATCGATGGCGGCGGCGGCACGCTGGCCGTGACGACGGTGTGGTACAGCGGCGGGATCATCTCGCGCGCGAACATCAAGTTCGACTCGGCCGAGAACTGGTACGTCGGCAGCAGTACGCCTGGCTCGAGCCAGATCGACGCCCGGGCGGTGTCGGCGCATGAGTTCGGCCACGGCGCGGGCATCGGGCATTCGTCATCCGGCGGCTGCTCTTCGTGCCCGAATCGCTACACCATGTGCGCCTCGTACATCGTCGGCTCGACATGCCAGCGCAGTCTCGAGGCCGATGACCGCAACGCCCTCAACGCCCTCTACCCGTAA
- a CDS encoding Trm112 family protein, with protein sequence MNAELLARLVCPLDKGPLELVDGKWLVNRRNGYRYPITDGIPVMLIEVGERYKDAALVTADAAR encoded by the coding sequence GTGAACGCTGAGCTGCTCGCACGCCTCGTCTGCCCGCTGGACAAGGGTCCGCTCGAGCTCGTCGACGGCAAGTGGCTCGTCAACCGGCGGAACGGCTATCGCTACCCGATCACGGACGGCATCCCGGTGATGCTGATCGAGGTCGGCGAACGGTACAAGGACGCGGCGCTCGTCACCGCCGACGCTGCGCGGTAG